From a region of the Mycolicibacterium fluoranthenivorans genome:
- a CDS encoding helix-turn-helix domain-containing protein, protein MNTTFAARLNKLFEAVYPPGRGPHTSHEVVKELRGEGIRISAPYLSQLRTGQRTNPSAEIMESIAQFFRISVDYFTDDRYFQKVDKELTWLLHMRNENVRLVTSRALGLSEMSLSEWIRYADTLRRQESTAAHEAVG, encoded by the coding sequence ATGAATACAACTTTCGCCGCCCGTCTCAACAAACTGTTTGAGGCCGTCTACCCACCCGGGCGCGGCCCTCACACTTCTCATGAAGTGGTCAAGGAATTGCGCGGTGAGGGAATAAGGATCTCGGCGCCCTATCTGTCGCAACTACGCACTGGTCAACGCACAAATCCGTCCGCTGAAATCATGGAGTCGATCGCTCAATTCTTCCGAATCAGCGTCGACTACTTCACCGATGACCGGTACTTCCAGAAGGTCGACAAGGAACTCACCTGGCTTCTGCACATGCGCAATGAGAACGTCCGCCTTGTCACGTCCCGGGCGCTCGGACTCTCCGAGATGTCCCTGTCCGAATGGATCCGCTACGCCGACACCCTGCGGCG
- a CDS encoding DUF4334 domain-containing protein: protein MTHRNVFDALKKRGGQIDETELDEFWATLPPASIEFMIGEWQGGEFQTGHRANGFMKRLNWFGKTFHSADDAKPLVCLDADGNKFSNTEAMNGEASLWLEEFRGETTASMVYDGRPVHDHFKVIDERAVLGIMNGKGAIDHTAAGPKYLYFYLERV from the coding sequence GTGACCCACCGCAACGTCTTCGACGCGCTCAAGAAACGCGGGGGTCAGATCGACGAGACCGAACTCGACGAGTTCTGGGCGACCCTGCCGCCGGCCAGCATCGAGTTCATGATCGGCGAATGGCAGGGCGGCGAATTCCAGACCGGACACCGGGCCAACGGATTCATGAAGCGACTCAACTGGTTCGGCAAGACCTTCCACTCCGCCGACGATGCCAAACCGCTCGTCTGCCTGGACGCCGACGGCAACAAGTTCTCCAACACCGAGGCCATGAACGGTGAAGCCAGCCTGTGGCTGGAGGAGTTCCGCGGTGAGACGACGGCCTCGATGGTCTACGACGGCCGGCCGGTGCACGATCACTTCAAGGTGATCGACGAGCGGGCGGTACTGGGCATCATGAACGGCAAGGGCGCCATCGACCACACCGCGGCCGGCCCGAAGTATCTGTACTTCTATCTGGAACGCGTCTGA
- a CDS encoding GNAT family N-acetyltransferase, whose translation MVEVRDAVPADALAVAETHVRSWQVGYAGLISQKYLDRMRPEDRASRYKFERMDPVNGPYTLVAVDEGVVCGHVTLGRSREREHDEFGEIWSLYVDPVHWGSGVGSTLLAAACRQLSQAGYGVAYLWVLSTNTRARRFYARAGWTIEGSERTDFVGGKYICEIKYELRVDSRETTHSAV comes from the coding sequence ATGGTGGAAGTGCGGGACGCGGTCCCGGCCGATGCGCTGGCCGTGGCTGAGACGCACGTCCGTTCCTGGCAAGTGGGCTACGCGGGACTGATCTCGCAGAAGTACCTCGACCGGATGCGACCCGAGGACAGGGCCAGTCGCTACAAGTTCGAACGAATGGACCCCGTCAACGGGCCCTACACACTGGTAGCCGTCGACGAGGGCGTCGTATGCGGGCATGTCACGCTGGGGCGATCACGGGAACGTGAGCACGACGAGTTCGGCGAGATCTGGTCGCTCTATGTCGATCCCGTGCACTGGGGATCAGGTGTGGGTAGCACCCTGCTGGCCGCCGCGTGCCGGCAGTTGAGCCAGGCCGGATACGGCGTGGCCTATCTGTGGGTGCTGTCGACGAACACCCGTGCACGACGCTTCTACGCGCGCGCCGGCTGGACCATCGAAGGATCCGAACGAACCGATTTCGTGGGCGGCAAGTACATCTGCGAGATCAAGTACGAATTGCGGGTCGACAGTCGCGAAACGACCCATTCCGCAGTCTGA
- a CDS encoding alpha/beta hydrolase → MRENRENTEFSSGGERCDAWLYRPESDDDGAPTPVIVMAHGLGGTKAMHLDAYAQRFTAAGYACLVFDYRHFGDSAGLPRQLLSVPRQLADWEAAIAFARSLPGIDADRVVTWGTSFGGGHSLTMAARDHRLAAAIAQCPFTDGLASALAVNPFTSVRVTCAAVRDLIGAARGAAPRYLPSAARPGVPSFMSAYDALPGITALGAEDADFDNRITARSAFDVLFYAPGRHTKDIRCPVYVALCDPDTVAPNRTAERQTSRASGAEVHTYPVGHFDIYFGEHFDRAVSDYLAFLRRHVPVAT, encoded by the coding sequence ATGCGTGAGAACCGTGAGAACACGGAGTTTTCCAGCGGCGGCGAACGTTGCGACGCATGGCTTTACCGGCCGGAGTCCGACGATGACGGCGCGCCGACACCCGTCATCGTGATGGCCCACGGCCTCGGTGGCACGAAGGCCATGCACCTGGACGCCTATGCCCAGCGCTTCACCGCCGCAGGCTACGCATGCCTGGTGTTCGACTACCGCCACTTCGGCGACAGTGCCGGCTTGCCACGGCAATTGCTGTCGGTACCCCGACAGTTGGCCGACTGGGAGGCGGCGATCGCGTTCGCCCGGTCGTTACCCGGCATCGATGCCGACCGGGTGGTCACCTGGGGAACCAGCTTCGGCGGCGGGCATTCGCTGACCATGGCCGCGCGCGATCACCGCCTCGCCGCCGCGATCGCCCAATGCCCGTTCACCGACGGTCTGGCCTCCGCCCTGGCTGTCAATCCGTTCACCAGCGTCCGAGTCACGTGCGCCGCCGTACGGGACCTCATCGGTGCAGCCCGCGGCGCGGCGCCGCGCTACCTGCCTTCTGCGGCACGACCAGGCGTCCCGTCGTTCATGAGTGCATATGACGCGCTGCCCGGCATCACGGCGCTGGGTGCCGAGGATGCCGACTTCGACAACAGGATCACCGCACGCTCGGCATTCGATGTTCTTTTCTACGCACCCGGCCGGCACACCAAAGACATCCGCTGCCCGGTCTACGTCGCGCTCTGTGACCCGGATACCGTGGCCCCCAACCGCACCGCTGAGCGCCAGACCTCCCGGGCATCCGGTGCTGAAGTGCACACGTATCCGGTCGGCCATTTCGACATCTATTTCGGCGAGCACTTCGACCGCGCGGTCTCCGACTACCTGGCTTTCCTCCGGCGACACGTTCCCGTCGCGACGTAG
- a CDS encoding DUF4185 domain-containing protein: MSRRRRIASLSVATVTTAGLCVAIGVAAPVSAEPCTGAAAAAQPPAGTAALPSPGAGGPPMGHRPAGANDNAPLPRLGKLTRSLLSALTPAQQIQQQAAVVPTPKPTATPAPAATPAPAAAPMPAPGTSLIGWVTGPESSNNTIAKYSITGTDLGIMWDNGNAANHQVLMAFGDTYGYCSTPQKQWRYNVLMRSQDTSLTDSVAASSAPSWRPGLAKQIINSIDWAPVEKGIIPTAGISVGNNQYVNFMSIKNWDADGRWSTNFSGVAVSPDNGEHWGVYPTSIRPAAPDSTDRVAYTPGNENFQMGAFMKPGPGDGYLYSFGTPPGRGGSAYVARVQPANVPDVTKYEYWNSDSNAWVPGNPGAATVVIPGPLGEMSAQYNSYLKQYVALYCNGLNDVVMRTAPAPQGPWGPEAMLVSHSEFPGGIYAPFLHPWSTGKVLYYNLSLWSDYNVMLMRTVLP; encoded by the coding sequence ATGTCGCGGCGTCGTCGAATTGCCTCCCTCTCGGTGGCCACCGTGACCACCGCCGGGCTGTGTGTCGCGATCGGCGTGGCCGCACCCGTCTCGGCCGAGCCCTGCACTGGAGCCGCGGCTGCGGCGCAACCTCCGGCGGGCACGGCTGCGCTGCCCAGCCCCGGCGCAGGCGGGCCGCCGATGGGACACAGACCCGCCGGCGCCAACGACAACGCCCCACTGCCGCGCCTGGGCAAGTTGACGCGGTCCCTCCTCAGCGCGCTGACACCGGCTCAGCAGATCCAGCAGCAGGCCGCGGTGGTCCCCACCCCGAAACCGACGGCCACGCCCGCGCCCGCCGCCACTCCGGCACCCGCGGCGGCGCCGATGCCCGCGCCGGGCACTTCGCTGATCGGATGGGTGACCGGCCCGGAGAGTTCCAACAACACCATTGCCAAGTACTCGATCACCGGAACCGATCTCGGGATCATGTGGGACAACGGCAATGCCGCCAACCACCAGGTGCTGATGGCCTTCGGCGACACCTACGGCTACTGCAGCACCCCCCAGAAGCAGTGGCGCTACAACGTGTTGATGCGCAGCCAGGACACCTCCCTGACCGACTCCGTCGCGGCATCCAGTGCACCGTCGTGGCGGCCGGGGCTGGCCAAGCAGATCATCAACAGCATCGACTGGGCGCCCGTGGAGAAGGGCATCATCCCGACCGCCGGCATCTCGGTCGGAAACAACCAGTACGTCAACTTCATGTCGATCAAGAACTGGGATGCCGACGGCCGGTGGTCGACGAACTTCTCCGGCGTCGCCGTCTCGCCGGACAACGGCGAGCACTGGGGTGTGTATCCCACCAGCATCCGCCCCGCCGCACCGGACAGCACCGATCGCGTCGCCTACACCCCCGGCAACGAGAACTTCCAGATGGGCGCCTTCATGAAGCCCGGACCCGGCGACGGTTACCTCTACTCGTTCGGCACGCCACCGGGCCGCGGCGGTTCGGCATATGTGGCACGGGTGCAACCGGCCAACGTGCCGGACGTGACCAAGTACGAATACTGGAATTCCGACAGCAATGCCTGGGTTCCCGGGAATCCGGGGGCGGCCACCGTGGTGATCCCGGGTCCGCTGGGCGAGATGTCGGCGCAGTACAACTCGTACCTCAAGCAGTACGTGGCGCTCTACTGCAACGGGCTCAACGACGTGGTGATGCGTACGGCGCCCGCCCCGCAGGGGCCGTGGGGTCCGGAGGCCATGCTGGTGTCGCACTCGGAATTCCCCGGTGGTATCTACGCTCCGTTCCTGCACCCCTGGTCGACCGGAAAAGTGTTGTACTACAACCTCTCCCTATGGTCGGACTACAACGTGATGCTGATGCGGACAGTGCTGCCATAA
- a CDS encoding GGDEF domain-containing protein, with protein sequence MYRLSSLAGAGIGVGRKQRVRLLRIYLSATTFLYAYGVVFTLFPVRSDIAYGNPTGGIIAILLGLAALTQLAIQSEHVMFPTVAAIAATPVVMAFHVTMTAEYVCLIAPMFLAMYLRAFHPPYRAWMLIAALTVACVVAVALAPAPHVGVITFLIIVVAITAAAESFGLLMRAMFTAACTDPMTGLLNRAGWEIGTSDLLRHFRPTMSVSVVVVALDIDGLKTLNDTQGHQAGDRRITDYARQWKQLVPRRAVLARLGGDEFAVCIAGEDPGVVRDFLDSVRTTTPSVSLGTATANLSGANIATLYAHADAALYQSRGRRLQGPDTVANG encoded by the coding sequence ATGTATCGGCTGAGCTCGCTCGCCGGGGCCGGTATCGGCGTCGGGCGCAAGCAGCGAGTGCGGCTGTTGCGAATCTATTTGAGCGCCACGACGTTTCTCTATGCATACGGCGTGGTGTTCACCTTGTTCCCGGTGCGCAGCGACATCGCCTACGGCAATCCGACGGGCGGCATCATCGCCATCCTTCTCGGGCTGGCGGCACTGACGCAGCTCGCGATCCAGTCGGAACACGTCATGTTCCCCACCGTGGCTGCGATCGCGGCGACCCCTGTGGTGATGGCCTTTCACGTCACGATGACCGCCGAGTATGTCTGTCTCATCGCTCCGATGTTCTTGGCGATGTATCTGCGGGCCTTCCACCCGCCCTACCGGGCGTGGATGCTGATCGCGGCGCTCACCGTGGCCTGTGTGGTTGCGGTCGCCCTTGCCCCCGCACCGCACGTCGGCGTCATCACGTTTCTCATCATCGTCGTCGCCATCACGGCAGCAGCCGAGTCCTTCGGTCTACTCATGCGCGCGATGTTCACCGCCGCATGTACCGACCCGATGACGGGCCTGCTGAATCGCGCTGGGTGGGAGATCGGAACCTCCGATCTGCTCAGGCATTTCCGGCCGACCATGTCGGTCTCGGTGGTGGTCGTCGCGCTGGACATCGATGGTCTGAAGACCCTCAACGACACACAGGGCCACCAAGCCGGAGACCGCCGCATCACCGACTATGCCCGCCAGTGGAAACAGCTGGTACCGCGCCGTGCTGTGTTGGCCCGCCTCGGCGGTGACGAGTTCGCCGTCTGCATCGCAGGTGAAGATCCCGGGGTCGTCAGGGATTTCCTCGACAGCGTCCGGACGACGACACCGTCGGTCAGCCTCGGAACGGCCACTGCGAACTTGTCCGGCGCCAACATCGCCACCCTGTATGCACACGCCGACGCCGCGCTGTACCAGAGTCGCGGTCGTCGCCTCCAAGGCCCTGACACCGTCGCGAACGGCTAG
- a CDS encoding potassium transporter Kup produces the protein MHNKQALRPPLVIAALGVVFGDIGTSPIYTLQTVFNPGDPHPVPISETHVYGVVSLIFWSVMLIVTLTYVSLVMRADNDGEGGVMALITLVRRCCPAGHERKAAVLSGLGLFGAALFFGDSMITPAISVLSSIEGLKVIEPEFDRWVIPLTVVIIVALFSVQRRGTENIGRFFGPVMIAWFSGIGACGIGGIVAHPDILRALSPTYALGFMAGHFHIAFFALAAVVLSVTGAEALYADMGHFGRPAIVTAWLALVLPACVLSYFGQGALLLGDENAVSAPFFLLVPEWARIPMVVLATAATVIASQAVITGAFSVAAQAAQLGYLPRLRIAHTSAQAMGQIYVPWINGVLMVAVLTLVLAFRSSAALAYAFGMAVTGTITITTLLFLYQARARWHTPLWIVVVGGGALLVVDLMFFAANLTKLVHGAWLPLLIAIAAFTVMVTWQRGRDVVTKAREEAEGPLQDFVDKLVADPAATVRIPGTAVFLNRGGETAPLSMRANVEHNHVLHEHAVIMSLDVQPVPRVPDDQRITLDNLGYTDDGISFVSAKFGYMERPDVPAALRLVEEHPSMEAPLSVDDATYFLSKLELTPGDAPTMAPWRKRLFIATSYITADAAGHFGLPLDRTVIIGSRIEV, from the coding sequence GTGCACAACAAGCAGGCCCTGCGGCCGCCTTTGGTGATCGCCGCGCTCGGCGTGGTGTTCGGCGATATCGGTACCAGCCCCATCTACACCCTCCAGACGGTCTTCAACCCCGGCGACCCGCATCCGGTACCGATCAGTGAGACACATGTCTATGGCGTGGTGTCGTTGATCTTCTGGTCGGTGATGCTCATCGTCACCCTCACCTACGTCAGTCTGGTGATGCGCGCCGACAATGACGGTGAGGGCGGCGTCATGGCGCTGATCACGCTGGTGCGCCGGTGCTGCCCGGCCGGGCATGAACGCAAGGCTGCGGTGCTGTCGGGGCTCGGTCTGTTCGGCGCCGCGCTGTTCTTCGGTGACAGCATGATCACCCCGGCCATCTCGGTGCTGTCGTCCATCGAAGGGCTGAAAGTGATTGAGCCCGAATTTGATAGGTGGGTCATCCCACTGACGGTGGTCATCATCGTGGCGTTGTTCTCGGTGCAGCGGCGCGGCACCGAGAACATCGGGCGGTTCTTCGGTCCGGTGATGATCGCCTGGTTCTCCGGGATCGGAGCGTGCGGGATCGGTGGAATCGTCGCTCATCCCGACATCCTGCGGGCGCTGTCGCCGACCTATGCCCTGGGGTTCATGGCCGGGCACTTCCACATCGCCTTCTTTGCGTTGGCGGCCGTGGTGCTCTCGGTCACCGGCGCCGAGGCGCTCTATGCGGATATGGGCCACTTCGGCCGACCCGCCATCGTCACGGCGTGGCTGGCGTTGGTGCTGCCCGCCTGTGTGCTGAGCTACTTTGGCCAGGGCGCGTTGTTGTTGGGTGACGAAAACGCCGTCAGCGCACCGTTTTTCCTTCTCGTCCCGGAGTGGGCGCGGATCCCGATGGTCGTGTTGGCCACCGCGGCGACGGTCATCGCCTCCCAAGCGGTGATCACCGGCGCGTTCTCGGTGGCCGCGCAGGCCGCCCAGCTCGGCTACCTGCCACGGCTGCGCATCGCCCACACGTCCGCGCAAGCCATGGGGCAGATCTATGTGCCGTGGATCAACGGGGTGCTGATGGTGGCGGTGTTGACGCTGGTGCTGGCGTTCCGCAGTTCGGCGGCCCTGGCGTACGCGTTCGGTATGGCGGTGACCGGGACGATCACCATCACCACGCTGCTGTTCCTCTACCAGGCCCGGGCCCGCTGGCATACGCCGCTGTGGATTGTGGTGGTCGGTGGGGGCGCGCTGCTGGTCGTCGACCTGATGTTCTTCGCCGCGAACCTCACCAAGCTGGTGCACGGCGCGTGGCTGCCACTGCTGATCGCGATCGCCGCGTTCACGGTGATGGTCACCTGGCAGCGCGGCCGAGATGTGGTGACCAAGGCCCGCGAAGAGGCCGAGGGACCCCTGCAGGACTTCGTCGACAAGCTCGTCGCGGACCCGGCGGCGACGGTGCGCATCCCCGGCACCGCGGTGTTTCTCAACCGGGGCGGCGAGACGGCCCCACTTTCCATGCGCGCCAACGTCGAACACAATCACGTGCTGCACGAGCACGCCGTCATCATGTCGCTGGACGTCCAGCCTGTGCCCCGTGTCCCTGACGATCAGCGCATCACGCTGGACAACCTGGGTTACACCGATGACGGGATCAGCTTCGTCAGCGCCAAGTTCGGCTATATGGAACGGCCGGATGTGCCTGCGGCACTGAGACTGGTCGAAGAACACCCGTCGATGGAGGCGCCGCTGTCGGTCGATGATGCGACGTACTTCTTGTCGAAGCTGGAGCTGACTCCCGGTGACGCGCCCACCATGGCGCCCTGGCGTAAGCGACTGTTCATCGCGACCTCCTACATCACCGCCGATGCGGCTGGCCATTTCGGGCTTCCGCTGGACCGCACGGTGATCATCGGCTCGCGTATCGAGGTGTGA
- the hisC gene encoding histidinol-phosphate transaminase, producing MTARLRPEMADLPAYTPGRTVPGAIKIASNETVDGPLPGVLEAITTAAAGINRYPDNGYQDLRERLAKHVNFAPENIAVGAGSVSLCQQLIQITASVGDEVMFGWRSFEIYPLQVRTAGATPVAVPLKDHTHDLDAMLAAVTERTRLIFVCNPNNPTSTVVDPAELAEFVAAVPSDILIVIDEAYVEYIRDGLLPDSLALVRDHPNVVVLRTFSKAYGLAGLRVGYAVADPDIVTALGKVYVPFTATTVSQAAAIASLDAADELLARTDKVVAERIRVSAALRDAGYDVAPSQANFVWLPLPGQTDEFVNAAAESRIVVRPYGQDGVRVTVAAPHENDAFLAFAREWISSRGEQK from the coding sequence GTGACCGCCCGCCTGCGCCCCGAAATGGCCGACCTTCCGGCCTACACGCCGGGCCGTACGGTGCCCGGCGCCATCAAGATCGCCAGCAACGAAACCGTGGACGGTCCGCTGCCCGGCGTGCTCGAGGCCATCACCACCGCCGCCGCCGGCATCAACAGGTATCCGGACAACGGCTACCAGGATCTGCGCGAGCGACTGGCCAAGCATGTGAACTTCGCCCCGGAGAACATCGCGGTGGGCGCCGGCTCGGTGAGCCTGTGCCAGCAGCTCATCCAGATCACCGCTTCGGTGGGCGACGAGGTGATGTTCGGCTGGCGCAGTTTCGAGATCTACCCGCTGCAGGTGCGCACCGCGGGCGCCACCCCGGTCGCGGTGCCCCTGAAGGACCACACCCACGATCTGGACGCCATGCTGGCGGCGGTCACCGAGCGCACCCGGCTGATCTTCGTGTGCAACCCGAACAACCCCACCTCCACGGTGGTGGACCCGGCCGAGCTGGCCGAGTTCGTCGCCGCGGTGCCGTCGGACATCCTGATCGTCATCGACGAGGCGTACGTCGAGTACATCCGCGACGGTCTGCTCCCCGACAGTTTGGCGCTGGTCAGAGACCACCCGAATGTCGTTGTGCTGCGCACCTTTTCCAAGGCGTACGGGCTGGCCGGGCTGCGTGTTGGCTATGCGGTGGCCGATCCCGATATCGTCACCGCCCTGGGCAAGGTGTACGTGCCGTTCACCGCGACGACGGTGTCCCAGGCCGCGGCCATTGCCAGCCTGGACGCCGCCGACGAATTGTTGGCCCGCACCGACAAGGTGGTCGCCGAACGGATCCGGGTCAGCGCTGCGTTGCGCGACGCCGGTTACGACGTGGCACCCTCACAAGCCAACTTCGTCTGGTTGCCGCTGCCCGGTCAGACCGACGAATTCGTCAACGCCGCAGCCGAAAGCCGCATCGTGGTGCGCCCGTACGGGCAGGACGGGGTACGGGTCACCGTCGCCGCTCCGCATGAGAACGACGCCTTCCTGGCGTTCGCCCGCGAGTGGATCTCGTCCCGAGGAGAACAGAAGTGA
- a CDS encoding crotonase/enoyl-CoA hydratase family protein gives MGTAYESVTVDIADHVARVTLIGPGKGNAMGPAFWDELPEVFGTLDADPEVRAIVLTGSGKNFSYGLDLPAMGATLPALDAGAKARAEFHTKLQRMQAAITAVADARTPTVASIHGWCIGGGVDLISAADIRYASADAKFSVRETKLAIVADVGSLARLPLILSEGHLRELVLTGKDIDAARAEKIGLVNDVYEDAEASLAAAHATAAEIAANPPLTVAGVKDVLDQQRIARVSESLRYVAAWNSAFLPSKDLAEAVTAMFQKRPPQFTGE, from the coding sequence ATGGGTACTGCTTACGAATCGGTGACCGTCGATATCGCCGACCACGTCGCGCGGGTCACGCTGATCGGGCCGGGTAAGGGCAACGCCATGGGCCCGGCCTTCTGGGACGAGTTGCCCGAGGTGTTCGGCACCTTGGACGCCGACCCCGAGGTGCGCGCGATCGTGCTGACCGGGTCCGGGAAGAACTTCAGCTACGGGCTTGATCTGCCGGCCATGGGCGCCACCCTGCCCGCACTGGATGCCGGCGCCAAGGCCCGCGCCGAATTCCACACGAAGCTGCAGCGGATGCAGGCGGCCATCACCGCGGTCGCCGATGCCCGGACCCCCACCGTCGCCTCGATCCACGGATGGTGCATCGGCGGCGGAGTCGACCTGATCAGCGCCGCGGACATCCGCTACGCCAGCGCCGACGCGAAGTTCTCGGTACGCGAGACCAAGTTGGCGATCGTCGCCGATGTCGGCAGCCTGGCCCGGCTTCCGCTGATCCTGTCGGAAGGGCATCTCCGCGAGCTCGTTCTGACCGGCAAGGACATCGACGCCGCGCGAGCGGAGAAGATCGGCTTGGTCAACGATGTGTACGAGGACGCCGAGGCGTCCCTGGCCGCCGCGCACGCCACCGCCGCCGAGATAGCCGCCAACCCGCCACTGACCGTGGCCGGAGTCAAGGATGTCCTCGATCAGCAGCGCATCGCCCGGGTCTCCGAGAGCCTCCGATACGTAGCGGCGTGGAACTCGGCCTTCCTCCCGTCAAAGGACCTGGCCGAGGCGGTCACCGCGATGTTCCAGAAGCGGCCGCCCCAATTCACCGGCGAGTGA